Proteins found in one Fulvitalea axinellae genomic segment:
- a CDS encoding SusC/RagA family TonB-linked outer membrane protein, with amino-acid sequence MNRIASTFYIVMVLALSLCPFQGGAQSQTVSKVTGTVTDALGATPLAGVQVSVYGKPGVSAETGTDGTYSIEADLAKGALQFSFAGYKTRLEYLHGRQVLDVAMFGESDRRANNSALWIGGGKVPTQMLPYAHVSLSKEDLTGKGYLTLSDALRGQVTGLAGNALSGMPGAGSDMNIRGVSSINANNRPLVVINGMIYENRLSEKGSMGGAVMDPLSRIKLENVEQVTVIKDGGSALYGSLGANGVILVETTRASGTATTVDVEANFGVHFKPETMPVLNRKEFQNLALEQMAGQGLTHAQIRESYPFMVGQAEGSEYYRYAHNTEWQDYLYRDGFEQSYSTQVQGGDAVATYTGTAGYTSSEGVVRDTEFERFDFGLNADMNLLRNLKLHPSVVFSRTTGNLMTESTSAASNPMLASMAKSPMMTAFGFSDLGVPLPHYDEVGAFGVSNPQSLLDNSVGELEGYRALAGVDGSFQVRPGIEVYFNGGIDLLKNKENAFVPKTGSVKQLDGLAENLITHFESEYFSTYYGAGLNLFRTFRNAHSVSARVGLRGKTNELREIFVQDGNSASDVFVQIGAGDGTLREVSPTGGNWNTLSLTAMADYAYLDKYILSGSVTVDGNSRFDKDYRYGTFYSVAGAWRLSAEPLFSGIRALDDLKLRASYGLSGNDDIGNLNAQYYYQSVSYYAVGGLVRAGIPNPNLKWEESSQWNIGMDLSLYNETLKLTVDYFDIKTQDLLHFEMLPKFYGAEPYISNNGALSNKGLEIGLRARLVSSKDFELGVNAVYSRYRNEVTELPAAETQSGLSTISVLGGESLIAAGRPLNTFYGYKTRGIFSTEAEASKAGKEGSSNLMDEFGNPFRAGDVHFVDQNGDGVIDQQDRTVIGDANPDFTGSFGFDARYRRFSFNILFDYAYGGDVYNYVRRQLETMSDYSNQSTAVLNRWRFDGDRTDMPKASYGDVMGNARFSDRWIEDGSYLRLRHVSLSYAAKTPKSKIIRDFRVHVTGRNLLTLTDYLGQSPDVSYGSRLGGMGVDAGRFPIPASLMVGLKVGI; translated from the coding sequence ATGAACAGAATAGCATCTACATTTTATATTGTAATGGTTCTGGCTTTGTCGCTCTGCCCTTTTCAGGGAGGAGCCCAAAGCCAGACGGTATCCAAAGTTACGGGTACCGTTACCGACGCCTTGGGCGCAACGCCCTTGGCCGGAGTCCAGGTAAGTGTATACGGTAAACCCGGAGTAAGCGCCGAAACCGGTACGGACGGCACATATTCGATCGAAGCCGATTTGGCCAAAGGGGCGCTTCAGTTTTCTTTCGCCGGATATAAAACCCGCTTGGAATACCTCCACGGCCGTCAGGTCTTGGACGTAGCCATGTTCGGGGAATCTGACCGAAGAGCCAACAACTCCGCATTGTGGATAGGTGGCGGAAAAGTGCCCACCCAGATGTTGCCCTACGCCCATGTGTCCCTAAGCAAAGAGGACCTGACGGGAAAAGGGTACCTGACCCTGAGCGACGCGCTTCGTGGACAGGTGACCGGCCTTGCGGGCAACGCCCTTTCGGGAATGCCCGGCGCCGGATCCGACATGAATATCAGGGGCGTATCCTCTATCAACGCCAACAACCGCCCGCTGGTGGTAATCAACGGCATGATTTACGAAAACCGCCTTTCGGAAAAAGGATCCATGGGAGGCGCCGTAATGGATCCCCTCTCGCGCATCAAGCTGGAAAACGTTGAGCAGGTCACCGTTATCAAAGACGGCGGATCAGCCCTTTACGGATCGTTAGGCGCAAACGGAGTGATTCTCGTAGAGACTACCCGGGCCTCGGGTACAGCCACAACCGTAGACGTGGAGGCTAATTTCGGCGTACATTTCAAGCCGGAAACCATGCCTGTACTCAACCGCAAAGAGTTCCAAAACTTGGCTTTGGAGCAAATGGCCGGACAAGGCCTGACCCATGCGCAGATTCGCGAATCGTACCCGTTTATGGTTGGCCAAGCCGAAGGTTCCGAGTATTACCGCTATGCGCATAACACCGAGTGGCAAGACTACCTCTACCGCGACGGCTTCGAACAAAGCTACTCCACCCAAGTACAAGGAGGCGACGCCGTAGCCACTTACACCGGCACGGCGGGTTACACTTCCTCCGAAGGAGTGGTGCGCGACACCGAGTTCGAACGCTTCGATTTTGGCCTGAACGCCGATATGAACCTGTTGCGGAATCTGAAACTACACCCGAGTGTAGTGTTTAGCCGCACAACGGGTAACCTGATGACCGAAAGCACTTCGGCGGCGTCGAACCCAATGCTCGCCAGCATGGCCAAATCACCGATGATGACCGCTTTCGGATTCAGCGACTTGGGCGTTCCTTTGCCTCACTACGACGAGGTGGGAGCTTTCGGCGTCAGCAATCCGCAATCGTTGCTCGACAATTCCGTAGGCGAACTGGAAGGCTACCGCGCGCTGGCGGGCGTTGACGGTTCCTTCCAGGTACGCCCCGGTATCGAGGTTTACTTCAACGGCGGAATCGATCTTCTGAAAAACAAGGAAAACGCTTTCGTACCGAAAACAGGATCGGTAAAACAGCTTGACGGCTTGGCCGAAAACCTTATTACGCACTTCGAAAGCGAATACTTCTCCACTTACTATGGAGCTGGGCTAAATCTCTTCCGTACGTTCCGCAACGCCCATAGCGTATCGGCTAGGGTCGGCCTTCGTGGCAAAACGAACGAGTTGAGGGAGATCTTCGTCCAGGATGGCAATTCCGCTTCGGACGTTTTCGTACAGATAGGCGCCGGCGACGGGACTTTACGCGAGGTATCGCCTACTGGCGGAAACTGGAATACGCTCAGCCTTACGGCCATGGCCGACTACGCTTACCTTGACAAATACATCCTCTCGGGCAGCGTGACGGTAGACGGCAATTCACGCTTCGACAAAGATTACCGCTACGGTACTTTCTACAGCGTGGCCGGCGCTTGGAGGCTCTCGGCCGAACCTCTTTTCTCGGGTATCCGCGCTCTGGACGACCTTAAGCTGCGGGCCAGCTACGGGCTTTCGGGCAACGACGATATTGGAAACCTTAACGCCCAGTATTACTACCAGTCGGTTTCATATTACGCCGTAGGCGGATTAGTAAGGGCGGGAATTCCTAACCCGAACCTCAAGTGGGAAGAGAGTTCGCAATGGAACATAGGCATGGACCTTAGCCTCTACAACGAGACCCTGAAACTGACTGTAGACTATTTCGATATCAAAACCCAAGACCTGTTGCATTTCGAGATGCTTCCGAAGTTTTACGGCGCCGAACCGTATATCAGCAACAACGGAGCGTTGAGCAACAAAGGGTTGGAAATAGGCTTGCGCGCGCGTTTGGTTTCCAGCAAAGACTTTGAGCTGGGAGTGAACGCCGTTTACAGCCGTTACAGAAACGAGGTCACCGAACTCCCCGCCGCGGAAACGCAAAGCGGCCTGTCCACCATTTCGGTATTGGGAGGCGAATCACTGATCGCCGCAGGACGTCCGCTCAACACTTTTTACGGTTATAAAACTCGCGGCATCTTCTCCACAGAAGCGGAGGCCTCAAAAGCTGGTAAGGAAGGGAGCTCGAATTTGATGGATGAATTCGGCAACCCTTTCCGCGCCGGCGACGTGCATTTCGTCGACCAAAACGGCGACGGGGTGATCGACCAGCAAGACCGTACGGTTATCGGCGACGCCAATCCGGACTTCACGGGTTCGTTCGGCTTCGACGCCCGTTACCGTCGTTTCAGCTTCAATATCCTGTTTGATTACGCTTACGGCGGAGACGTTTACAACTACGTAAGGCGCCAGCTGGAAACAATGTCGGACTACTCCAACCAGAGTACCGCCGTACTGAACCGTTGGCGCTTTGACGGCGACCGCACCGACATGCCGAAAGCCAGCTACGGCGACGTGATGGGCAACGCCCGTTTCTCCGACAGATGGATCGAAGACGGATCATACCTGCGCCTGCGCCACGTATCGCTGTCTTATGCGGCAAAAACGCCGAAAAGCAAAATCATCAGAGATTTCAGAGTACATGTCACCGGCCGAAACCTACTGACTCTTACCGACTACCTGGGCCAGTCTCCGGACGTGAGCTACGGAAGCCGATTGGGAGGCATGGGCGTAGACGCCGGCCGTTTCCCAATTCCCGCATCGTTGATGGTAGGGCTGAAAGTGGGAATTTGA
- a CDS encoding fasciclin domain-containing protein, whose protein sequence is MNRLFHKTLSALALAVVASLFACESTWDEHYKDVASERYDGGVMDYLSGRSEYSGFVALLRKHGLDTKISESGANTVFAVKNEQLAPIENLEGEAQLRAVSLHIGNTLLYGYNIPEEGTGAVKSMASKNVWLERTGGKLFASGEIALTAQDKVCADGVVHELASTLELKNSILEQINTMDGAYEPFRKYVNREELLFDEPNSVEVGKNIFGQTVYDSAFVLERAYLIEAGDVSDEDLTLTCFALTNEAVEVTYQGMVKRYYGSEENLPATFNEARKAKIETLIRNSTVWDSVAVPSEMPDTIRMLNGYKVISGAGTPDQTVELSNGMLQTWKSTGLLASDLMGDTLTFESTAPVSAYDEENISSDIIQIGDKKAQRYYRDNTPIEVTYTLEGLMAGQYRVYWAPLANFTGELDITLDGEKLIEGYKPQRSWYWDYLGTVTFDSYGAKKMVFNTALPYNTVDQTYGFGFHQLRFIPMKEGVRFIAR, encoded by the coding sequence ATGAATAGACTTTTTCATAAAACATTATCCGCCTTGGCCTTGGCGGTAGTGGCTTCCCTTTTCGCTTGCGAAAGCACTTGGGACGAACACTACAAAGACGTGGCCTCGGAGCGCTACGACGGTGGCGTTATGGACTATTTGAGCGGACGGAGCGAGTATAGCGGTTTCGTGGCGCTGTTGCGCAAACACGGTCTCGACACCAAGATTTCGGAGAGTGGCGCCAATACGGTATTTGCCGTCAAGAACGAACAGCTCGCCCCGATCGAAAACTTGGAGGGAGAGGCCCAGCTGAGAGCCGTTTCGCTTCATATCGGCAACACCCTGCTTTACGGCTACAATATTCCCGAAGAGGGGACTGGCGCCGTAAAGTCCATGGCGTCAAAAAATGTGTGGCTGGAAAGAACGGGCGGAAAACTGTTCGCCTCGGGCGAGATAGCGCTTACGGCCCAAGACAAAGTCTGCGCCGACGGCGTGGTACATGAACTGGCGAGTACGCTTGAGCTCAAGAACAGCATACTGGAACAGATCAACACCATGGACGGCGCGTACGAGCCGTTCCGCAAGTACGTAAACCGCGAGGAGCTTCTCTTCGACGAACCGAACAGCGTGGAAGTGGGCAAAAACATATTCGGACAAACGGTTTACGATTCTGCTTTCGTTCTCGAAAGGGCGTATTTGATCGAGGCCGGCGACGTGTCTGACGAGGACTTGACGCTTACCTGTTTCGCATTGACAAACGAAGCCGTGGAGGTTACTTACCAAGGAATGGTAAAACGCTATTACGGATCCGAAGAAAACCTGCCGGCCACTTTCAACGAAGCCCGGAAGGCCAAAATCGAGACCCTGATCCGCAATTCCACAGTATGGGACAGCGTGGCCGTACCTTCGGAAATGCCGGACACCATCAGAATGCTGAACGGCTACAAGGTGATTTCCGGCGCCGGCACCCCTGACCAAACCGTTGAGCTAAGCAACGGCATGTTGCAAACTTGGAAAAGCACGGGACTTCTGGCTTCCGACCTGATGGGTGATACGCTGACCTTTGAGTCGACGGCTCCCGTTTCCGCCTACGACGAGGAAAACATCTCTTCGGACATTATCCAAATCGGCGACAAAAAAGCCCAACGCTATTACAGGGATAATACTCCTATCGAGGTTACCTACACGCTGGAAGGCCTTATGGCCGGCCAGTACAGGGTGTATTGGGCTCCGCTGGCCAACTTTACCGGAGAGCTGGACATAACGCTTGACGGCGAAAAGCTGATAGAGGGTTACAAACCGCAACGCTCCTGGTATTGGGATTATTTGGGCACGGTGACTTTTGACAGCTACGGGGCCAAAAAGATGGTATTCAACACCGCGTTGCCTTACAACACGGTAGACCAGACTTACGGCTTCGGCTTTCACCAACTGAGGTTTATCCCGATGAAAGAGGGCGTCAGATTTATAGCGCGTTAA
- a CDS encoding fasciclin domain-containing protein: MKVRKYTALLLALLWLGTSCDEDTETGFKTSDEMTMIQYLESEPEQFSRFMQLVEKSGLYGVLNATGTFTGFVPNNEAVDAYLSEQGMSVEGLEEQRARKIVGTSILTGIYNANQFSSGVLADTAFAGNFITMKFGDGGLDNILVNDLAKITKRDIECSNGFVHITDKVLSPIDVSLTEAIQNDSRTSIFAEALDATGLASVLDAGGYTAFVEPDEVFAKAGINNFAALNSLYNDTGDATDPANGLYRFVAFHFLKGKLYSSDLKTLNYETADNSMLGVDVSEGFRVNMEYNTYGELEKWAELDENAIDAQTTNGVKHLVNEVLDPLEPRPVVTTSLIMGVPEIERVRKKKGNIDFYTFFSKDIERWESEEGKYEAFYWAGQTPHPSCGPDRHGSIHFTSYLGNFHFTTDPVAKGRYRISLDFFNAPEPSFGSFDILVDGEFAKTVDPRYAHGLHDLGIFSFDGHGSHRISYRSKRPGRLSPSCVIFTPVSQ; encoded by the coding sequence ATGAAAGTAAGAAAATACACCGCGCTGTTGCTTGCCTTGCTATGGCTGGGCACATCATGCGACGAGGATACTGAGACCGGCTTCAAGACCAGTGACGAGATGACCATGATCCAGTACCTGGAAAGCGAGCCGGAGCAATTTTCCAGATTTATGCAACTGGTGGAAAAAAGCGGTCTTTACGGCGTGCTTAACGCCACGGGCACCTTTACCGGCTTTGTTCCCAACAACGAGGCCGTAGACGCCTACCTGTCCGAACAAGGCATGAGCGTGGAAGGGCTGGAAGAGCAAAGGGCCCGGAAAATCGTGGGAACGAGTATCCTGACGGGAATATACAACGCCAACCAATTCAGTTCCGGCGTATTGGCCGACACCGCTTTCGCTGGCAATTTCATCACCATGAAATTCGGTGACGGGGGATTGGACAACATTCTGGTCAACGACTTGGCGAAAATCACCAAACGGGATATCGAGTGCTCGAACGGCTTCGTGCATATCACAGACAAAGTGCTCTCGCCGATCGACGTTTCGCTGACCGAAGCGATCCAAAACGACAGCCGGACCAGCATCTTCGCCGAGGCGCTTGATGCTACGGGCTTGGCTTCCGTACTGGACGCCGGGGGCTACACGGCCTTTGTCGAACCCGACGAAGTGTTCGCCAAAGCCGGCATCAACAACTTCGCGGCCCTCAATTCACTCTACAACGACACCGGCGACGCCACCGACCCCGCTAACGGCCTCTACCGTTTCGTGGCTTTTCATTTTCTGAAAGGAAAACTTTACTCATCGGACCTGAAAACCCTGAATTACGAAACCGCCGACAACTCGATGTTGGGCGTGGATGTAAGCGAAGGGTTCCGTGTGAATATGGAATATAACACCTACGGAGAGCTGGAAAAATGGGCAGAGCTTGACGAGAACGCGATCGACGCGCAAACGACCAATGGCGTTAAGCATTTGGTAAACGAGGTGCTGGACCCCTTGGAACCGCGTCCAGTGGTGACCACCAGCCTGATCATGGGCGTTCCCGAGATCGAGAGAGTCCGCAAGAAGAAAGGCAACATTGACTTCTACACCTTTTTCTCCAAAGACATAGAACGCTGGGAAAGCGAAGAGGGCAAGTACGAGGCCTTTTATTGGGCAGGGCAAACCCCGCATCCTTCATGTGGTCCGGACCGCCACGGCTCAATCCATTTCACATCGTACTTGGGCAATTTCCACTTTACCACCGATCCTGTCGCCAAAGGGCGCTACCGAATCAGCCTGGACTTCTTTAACGCGCCGGAGCCTTCGTTCGGTTCATTCGACATTTTGGTGGACGGAGAATTCGCGAAAACGGTTGACCCAAGGTACGCCCACGGTCTGCACGATCTCGGCATTTTCTCTTTCGACGGACACGGTAGCCATCGGATCTCTTACCGAAGCAAACGTCCCGGCCGTCTGAGCCCTTCATGCGTGATCTTCACGCCTGTGTCCCAATGA
- a CDS encoding RagB/SusD family nutrient uptake outer membrane protein, whose translation MKNIKAILLFASLFASFGCSDWLRVEPDNVITRERFWKSEEDVNSATIAVYAEFSRHCTRLFEWGEARGDMVKAGEKASQNIKDLLALRLLPTNGLADWYGMYRVINLANSLEKYAPQTYEYDASFTEEALNEYLAEARYMRALSYFYLVRTFQEVPLVLEPSDTDDVEFHLAKSTEEEVFAQIIKDLVFAERYAKRKYGNASDNKGRATKSAVQATLADVYLWTGQYAECQVMCDKIISRSAHVLMPKNDWFDIFFQENTSESVFEIQYDSRIGFSAGFFEILLKEPQYLIGDEVEGLYTSTKDVRKNWIIQTTEDQIRKVVSRGLLDDSNWVVYRYADILLMKAEALIQEGSTLKAQQLLNDVRKRAGIEKTLLPSEKHLAEDVLLEERAREFAFEGKRWYDILRMAHRDNYARKDLVATVLLKNVPAADQNLWISKLSNPQSFYFPIHIEELRRNPALVQNPYYEN comes from the coding sequence ATGAAGAACATAAAAGCAATTTTGCTCTTCGCTTCCCTCTTCGCCTCGTTCGGCTGTTCCGACTGGCTGAGGGTGGAACCCGACAACGTAATTACGCGCGAGCGGTTCTGGAAGTCCGAAGAGGACGTAAATTCCGCCACCATCGCCGTTTACGCTGAGTTCTCCCGCCACTGTACCCGCCTATTTGAGTGGGGTGAGGCCCGCGGCGATATGGTCAAAGCCGGAGAAAAGGCTTCGCAAAACATAAAAGACCTCTTGGCCTTGCGTTTGTTGCCCACCAACGGTCTGGCCGACTGGTACGGAATGTACAGGGTGATCAACCTGGCCAACTCCTTGGAAAAATACGCTCCGCAGACATACGAATACGACGCTTCCTTTACGGAAGAGGCGCTAAACGAATATCTGGCGGAGGCCCGGTATATGAGAGCGCTCAGCTATTTCTATTTGGTCAGAACATTCCAAGAAGTTCCGCTGGTATTGGAACCTTCGGATACGGATGACGTGGAGTTTCACTTAGCGAAAAGTACCGAAGAGGAAGTTTTCGCCCAGATAATCAAGGATCTGGTATTTGCCGAACGCTACGCCAAACGCAAGTACGGAAACGCCAGCGATAACAAAGGCCGCGCCACAAAAAGCGCCGTACAGGCCACACTGGCCGACGTGTACCTCTGGACCGGACAATACGCCGAATGCCAAGTGATGTGCGACAAGATTATCAGCCGGTCGGCCCATGTACTGATGCCGAAAAATGACTGGTTCGATATCTTTTTTCAGGAAAATACCAGCGAAAGCGTATTCGAAATCCAGTATGATTCACGCATCGGCTTTAGCGCAGGATTTTTCGAAATTCTTCTTAAAGAACCGCAATACCTTATCGGAGACGAGGTGGAAGGGCTCTATACCTCTACCAAAGACGTACGGAAAAACTGGATAATCCAAACCACCGAAGACCAAATCAGAAAAGTGGTTTCGCGCGGATTATTAGACGATTCCAACTGGGTGGTTTATCGCTACGCCGATATCCTTCTGATGAAAGCCGAAGCCTTGATACAGGAAGGCTCGACGCTTAAGGCACAACAGTTGCTCAACGACGTGCGCAAAAGAGCAGGCATTGAGAAAACGCTTTTGCCGTCCGAAAAGCACCTCGCCGAGGACGTCTTGCTCGAAGAGCGCGCCCGCGAGTTCGCTTTTGAGGGAAAACGCTGGTACGATATCCTGCGCATGGCTCACCGCGACAATTACGCCCGCAAGGACCTCGTCGCGACGGTTTTGCTCAAGAACGTGCCCGCCGCCGACCAGAACCTTTGGATCAGCAAGCTGTCGAATCCGCAGAGTTTTTACTTCCCGATCCACATCGAGGAATTGAGGAGGAATCCGGCTTTGGTCCAAAACCCATACTACGAAAACTAA
- a CDS encoding SusC/RagA family TonB-linked outer membrane protein translates to MRKLLLLAGLYLLAFNAIAQDRVLIKGHVKDSEGEALIGANILEVDADGRFVTGTVTDFNGFYMIKIDPKNRLKVSFIGFKERFLDLNGQSTIDVVLDDGAQQLNVVTVEAEPQNDDGISLRDIPMSVKKVDITELDPIGATSVDQMLQGRVSGVDIMSFSGDPGAGMQIRIRGTATILGNREPLFIVDGVPFDTETSNFDFQSADVRDFGALLAIAPEDIKDIEISKDAASAAIWGSRAANGIISITTKRGRKSKPRIQYSYQSTWENLRDPIPMLNAKEYVTMQKEMYFNVRGNIYENTNPVIDLSDDSFDGYQNYRADTDWLDAITQQGRRDNHHISVSGGGDKVRYRSSIGFLTHQGTTKGTNLDRLSVKTNLDYNISKRLKFTTDISYTRNDRDALYFGNTREVAYRKMPNMSIYEYDVEGNLTGNYFNGSWDEPYQSFDWANRKNIPFFNPVAVTDESTNNTLEDRLRTTFRLQYNITDYLMIKSDISFDAVNNRYRLFLSESSINAGPWDDAWKNKVSKGSSSNFRVQTFTNLIYTPNLGEDHALTSYFRWNTDEGQGTNFRVEAGSSASEKLTEPARGGRLISFGAGSGPYRNLGGVWNTHYKWKDRYIVSGGFRVEASSNFGADTRWGMFPMGSVGWKLAQEPFLADAEWLNEFTLRSSYGVNGIAPGAGQNYAFYSTEGKQGDTKYAYQYLNELGVAPSNVQLRNLSWEKIHQFDIGFEMFAFGDRLSVVFDYYQKNSEDLIMNVALPRSTGYDSHLKNWGQLSNKGVEFSIDATPVKTKDWRVDLGFNIAHNINTVKEVNDNLVLTKGDMLKNGQYGTRLVIGDPIGGFYGYLSDGVYEDKKATIAKDKFGNPIPDYTGKNEFLYMKMGDPGQTEFQAGDARYKDINNDGIINELDVVYLGSSNPDFTGGANFRVSYRGLSISGLFHFRQGFEILNAARMHTENMTNTDNQSKATLRRWRKDGDVTDIPRPIFNTGFNWLGSDRFVEDGSYIRLKNVSLNYRFEREFLKRFGLRDLNVFTTFYNLFTITDYTGQDPEVGLGANPFSFGVDNSRTPPARSVIFGLSVSL, encoded by the coding sequence ATGAGAAAATTACTTTTATTGGCCGGTCTATATCTATTGGCCTTCAACGCTATTGCGCAAGACCGGGTGCTGATCAAAGGCCATGTCAAGGATTCCGAAGGCGAGGCGCTGATCGGAGCCAACATTCTGGAAGTGGACGCCGACGGACGTTTCGTCACCGGAACAGTCACCGACTTCAACGGTTTCTATATGATTAAAATCGATCCTAAAAACCGTCTGAAAGTATCGTTTATCGGCTTTAAGGAGCGTTTTCTGGATTTGAACGGCCAGTCCACCATCGACGTGGTGCTGGATGACGGCGCCCAACAGCTAAACGTGGTGACGGTGGAGGCCGAACCGCAAAACGACGACGGAATATCGTTGCGCGACATCCCGATGTCGGTAAAGAAAGTCGACATCACGGAGCTGGACCCTATCGGAGCCACTTCCGTAGACCAAATGTTGCAGGGACGCGTCAGCGGTGTGGATATCATGTCGTTTTCCGGTGATCCGGGAGCGGGCATGCAGATCCGTATCCGCGGTACGGCCACGATTTTGGGTAACCGCGAGCCACTGTTTATAGTGGACGGCGTTCCGTTCGACACCGAAACCAGCAACTTCGATTTCCAATCGGCCGACGTCCGGGACTTTGGCGCTCTCTTGGCCATCGCGCCGGAGGATATCAAGGACATCGAGATTTCCAAAGACGCCGCTTCGGCCGCCATCTGGGGCTCTAGGGCCGCCAACGGTATTATCTCCATCACCACCAAGCGCGGACGCAAAAGCAAGCCTCGCATCCAATACTCTTATCAGAGCACTTGGGAAAACCTGCGGGATCCTATTCCTATGCTGAACGCCAAGGAATACGTAACGATGCAGAAAGAGATGTACTTCAACGTACGCGGTAATATCTATGAGAACACCAACCCGGTAATAGACCTCTCTGACGACTCTTTTGACGGTTACCAAAACTACCGGGCCGACACGGACTGGCTGGACGCCATCACGCAACAAGGACGCAGGGACAACCACCACATCTCGGTGTCCGGCGGTGGCGACAAAGTCCGTTACCGTTCCTCCATCGGCTTCCTGACGCATCAGGGAACTACCAAGGGAACGAACCTCGACCGTTTGTCGGTGAAAACCAATCTGGATTATAATATCTCGAAGCGGTTGAAATTCACTACGGATATTTCCTATACCCGAAACGACAGGGACGCCCTATACTTTGGCAATACCCGGGAAGTCGCCTACCGGAAAATGCCGAACATGAGTATTTACGAATACGATGTAGAAGGTAACCTGACCGGCAACTACTTCAACGGAAGCTGGGACGAGCCTTACCAGAGTTTCGATTGGGCCAACCGTAAGAATATCCCTTTCTTCAACCCCGTGGCCGTTACCGACGAATCGACCAACAATACTCTCGAAGACAGGCTCCGGACCACTTTCAGGTTGCAATACAACATCACGGACTACCTGATGATCAAGAGTGACATCTCCTTCGACGCCGTAAACAACCGTTATCGCCTGTTCCTTTCGGAATCGTCGATTAACGCCGGCCCTTGGGACGACGCGTGGAAGAACAAAGTCAGCAAAGGAAGCTCTAGCAACTTCCGAGTCCAGACTTTCACTAACCTGATCTACACGCCCAATTTGGGTGAAGACCACGCCCTGACCAGCTATTTCCGCTGGAATACCGACGAAGGACAAGGCACAAACTTCCGTGTGGAAGCCGGAAGCTCGGCTTCGGAAAAGCTCACCGAGCCGGCCCGCGGCGGACGCCTGATCAGTTTTGGCGCTGGCAGTGGCCCTTACCGCAACTTGGGTGGCGTATGGAACACGCACTACAAATGGAAAGACCGCTACATCGTAAGCGGAGGTTTCCGTGTGGAAGCCAGCTCAAACTTCGGCGCGGATACCCGCTGGGGAATGTTCCCGATGGGATCCGTAGGCTGGAAACTCGCCCAAGAGCCCTTCCTCGCCGATGCGGAATGGCTAAACGAGTTCACGCTCCGAAGCAGTTACGGCGTAAACGGCATCGCTCCGGGCGCTGGTCAAAACTATGCCTTTTACTCCACCGAAGGAAAACAAGGAGACACGAAATACGCCTACCAATATCTTAACGAATTGGGTGTCGCTCCGTCAAACGTTCAACTGCGGAACCTTTCTTGGGAAAAAATTCACCAGTTCGATATTGGCTTCGAAATGTTCGCGTTTGGAGACCGTTTATCTGTAGTTTTCGACTATTACCAAAAAAACTCCGAAGACCTGATCATGAACGTAGCGCTTCCCCGCTCTACAGGCTATGACAGTCATCTGAAAAACTGGGGACAGTTAAGCAACAAAGGCGTAGAATTCTCTATCGATGCCACTCCGGTCAAGACCAAAGACTGGCGCGTGGACTTGGGCTTCAACATTGCCCACAACATCAATACTGTCAAGGAAGTGAACGACAACTTGGTGTTGACCAAAGGCGATATGCTGAAGAACGGACAATACGGCACCCGTCTGGTAATCGGTGATCCTATCGGCGGTTTTTACGGATACCTGAGCGACGGAGTCTACGAAGACAAAAAGGCCACCATCGCCAAAGACAAATTCGGTAACCCGATTCCCGACTATACGGGCAAAAACGAATTCCTGTATATGAAAATGGGCGATCCGGGCCAAACGGAGTTCCAAGCCGGCGACGCACGCTACAAGGACATCAACAACGACGGCATAATCAACGAGCTGGACGTAGTGTACTTGGGGTCAAGTAACCCGGACTTTACCGGCGGAGCCAATTTCAGGGTATCCTACAGAGGCTTATCGATCAGCGGTCTGTTCCACTTCCGCCAAGGCTTCGAAATCCTGAACGCCGCCAGGATGCACACCGAAAACATGACCAACACCGACAACCAAAGCAAAGCCACGTTGCGCCGTTGGAGAAAGGACGGAGACGTCACCGACATTCCCCGCCCTATTTTCAACACGGGCTTCAACTGGCTGGGATCGGACAGGTTTGTGGAAGACGGATCCTATATCCGCTTAAAGAACGTATCGCTGAATTATCGTTTTGAGCGAGAATTCCTAAAACGATTTGGCTTGCGTGACTTGAACGTTTTCACCACTTTCTACAACCTGTTTACGATTACGGACTACACGGGCCAAGACCCGGAAGTGGGACTGGGCGCAAACCCGTTTTCGTTTGGAGTGGACAACAGCCGTACGCCACCGGCCCGTTCCGTGATTTTTGGCTTATCGGTGTCCCTGTAG